In the genome of Mycobacterium kansasii ATCC 12478, one region contains:
- a CDS encoding MFS transporter — MIGPLSTTYAEQMRLSSAKASLLVATPILVGALGRIAIGSLTDRFGGRAMFIAISLASIAPVLAVGLAGKYGSYPLLLVFGFFLGIAGTVFAVGIPFANAWYPAARRGFATGVFGMGMVGTALSAFFTPRFVRWFGLINTHVIIAAALALTAAACVLVMRNSPDFTPNTGPVLPKLAAAAKLRVTWEMSFLYAIVFGGFVAFANYLPTYIKTIYGFSAVDAGARTAGFALAAVMARPVGGALADRFAPKYVVLGSLAGTAALAFIALFKPPPDVFSALTFITLAIFLGAGTGGVIAWVARRSPAQSVGTVTGIVAAAGGLGGYFPPMVMGATYDPVENDYMVGLALLVATALVALAYTALGLHANEPERREATT, encoded by the coding sequence ATGATCGGCCCGCTGTCAACCACCTATGCCGAGCAGATGCGGCTGTCGAGTGCGAAAGCCTCGCTGCTCGTGGCGACGCCGATTCTGGTCGGCGCACTGGGCCGGATCGCCATCGGCTCGCTGACCGACCGATTCGGCGGGCGCGCGATGTTCATTGCGATCTCGCTGGCGTCGATCGCGCCGGTGCTGGCCGTGGGTCTTGCCGGGAAGTACGGTTCCTACCCGCTGCTGTTGGTGTTCGGGTTCTTCCTCGGGATCGCGGGCACGGTTTTTGCCGTCGGCATCCCGTTCGCCAACGCGTGGTACCCGGCCGCCCGCCGTGGGTTTGCCACCGGCGTGTTCGGCATGGGCATGGTGGGCACCGCGTTGTCGGCGTTTTTCACACCACGGTTCGTGCGCTGGTTCGGCCTGATCAACACTCACGTCATCATCGCCGCTGCGCTGGCGCTCACCGCTGCGGCGTGTGTGCTGGTCATGCGCAACTCGCCGGACTTCACACCGAACACCGGCCCGGTGCTGCCGAAGCTGGCCGCCGCCGCGAAGCTGCGGGTGACCTGGGAGATGTCGTTCCTGTACGCCATCGTGTTCGGTGGTTTCGTCGCGTTCGCCAACTACCTGCCCACCTATATCAAGACGATCTACGGTTTCTCCGCGGTCGACGCAGGCGCCCGCACGGCCGGCTTCGCGCTGGCTGCCGTGATGGCCCGGCCGGTCGGCGGCGCGCTGGCCGACCGCTTCGCGCCCAAGTACGTCGTCCTCGGGTCGCTGGCCGGCACTGCGGCGCTGGCGTTCATCGCGTTGTTCAAACCACCGCCGGACGTGTTCTCGGCGCTGACATTCATCACGCTGGCAATCTTCCTGGGGGCCGGTACCGGGGGCGTGATCGCCTGGGTCGCCCGCCGCTCGCCCGCCCAATCCGTCGGCACCGTGACCGGCATCGTCGCCGCCGCTGGCGGGCTGGGCGGTTACTTCCCGCCGATGGTGATGGGCGCGACCTACGACCCCGTCGAGAACGACTACATGGTCGGGTTGGCGCTGTTGGTCGCGACCGCGCTGGTGGCACTGGCATACACCGCGCTGGGATTGCATGCCAACGAACCCGAACGCAGGGAGGCGACTACGTGA
- a CDS encoding nitrate reductase subunit alpha, producing the protein MSSPPGGRIEELLERCGRFFTPGKFSDDLRTVTRQGGRDGDVFYRDRWSHDKVVRSTHGVNCTGSCSWKIYVKDGIITWENQETDYPSVGPDRPEYEPRGCPRGAAFSWYTYSPTRVRHPYARGVLVEMYREAKARLTDPVLAWADVVSDPDRRRRYQRARGKGGLVRVTWAEATEMIAAAHVHTIKTYGPDRIAGFSPIPAMSMVSHAAGSRFVELIGGAMTSFYDWYADLPVAAPQVFGDQTDVPESGDWWDAAYLMMWGSNVPVTRTPDAHWMAEVRYRGTKVVTVSPDYADNTKFADEWLPCAAGTDGALAMAMGHVMLSECFVRQRVPFFVDYVRRFTDLPFLVKLESRGDDVVPGKVLTAADLGHDIENAAFKPVLLDGATDRAAVPHGSLGFRYGDDGVGKWNLDLGDIVPALTVAHRSAGETARIILPCFDTDDGRGETMIRGVPVRRIGENLTCTVFDLMLAQYGVARPGLPGDWPTGYDDATYPYTPAWQEPITGVPAGKVIRVAREFARSAEESGGRSMIIMGAGICQWFHGDATYRAVLALLLLTGSMGRNGGGWAHYVGQEKCRPVTGWATMAMATDWSRPPRQMAGTSYWYVHTDQWRYDGYRADALASPVGRGRFARKHTMDVLAAAVAMGWTPFYPQFNRSSLDVADEARAAGRDIADYVAEQLATGALKPALADPDDPANWPRVLNVWRANLLGSSSKGNEYFLAHLLGTTSNLQAAPAPEALRPNDIVWRDDIGEGKLDLLMSIDFRMTSTTLLSDVVLPAATWYEKADLSSTDMHPFVHAFSPAIDPPWETRSDYQAFGAIATVFSALAAKHLGTRTDVVLGALQHDTPGAMAYPSGTEYDWRTTGELPKAGKTMGTIAVVERDYAAIADKWAALGPLTERLGLTTKGITVWPDREVDELAAKFGVLNSGPAAGRPAITTAEHMADVILALSGTSNGRLAVEGFHQLERRTGRRLAHLAEGSEERRITYADTQARPVPVITSPEWSGSETGGRRYAPFTVNIEELKPFHTLTGRMHFYLDHDWVEELGEQLPIYRPPLDMSRLFGEPRLGGDGAVLTVRYLTPHSKWSIHSEYQDNLLMLSLSRGGPTMWMSVGDAAKIAARDNDWVEAVNRNGVVVCRAIVSHRMPDGVVFVYHAQERTIDTPLTETTGRRGGIHNSLTRLLIKPSHLAGGYAQNAFAFNYLGPTGNQRDEVAVVRRRSQEVAY; encoded by the coding sequence GTGAGCAGCCCACCCGGGGGCCGGATCGAAGAACTCCTCGAGCGGTGCGGAAGGTTCTTCACGCCGGGGAAATTCTCCGACGACCTGCGCACCGTCACCCGGCAGGGCGGGCGAGACGGCGACGTCTTCTACCGCGACCGGTGGAGCCACGACAAGGTCGTGCGCTCCACCCACGGCGTCAACTGCACGGGGTCCTGCTCGTGGAAGATCTATGTCAAAGACGGGATCATCACCTGGGAGAACCAGGAGACCGATTACCCGTCCGTCGGCCCCGACCGCCCCGAATACGAACCGCGTGGTTGTCCGCGTGGTGCCGCGTTCTCGTGGTACACCTATTCGCCGACGCGGGTGCGTCACCCGTATGCCCGGGGCGTGCTGGTCGAAATGTACCGGGAAGCCAAGGCGCGCTTGACCGATCCGGTGCTGGCCTGGGCCGACGTGGTGTCCGACCCCGACCGGCGCCGCCGATACCAGCGGGCGCGGGGCAAGGGTGGGTTGGTGCGCGTCACCTGGGCCGAGGCCACCGAGATGATCGCCGCGGCGCACGTGCACACCATCAAGACCTACGGTCCGGACCGCATCGCCGGCTTCTCGCCGATCCCGGCGATGTCGATGGTCAGCCACGCGGCCGGCTCCCGTTTCGTGGAGTTGATCGGCGGGGCGATGACGTCGTTCTATGACTGGTACGCCGACCTTCCGGTGGCGGCGCCGCAGGTGTTCGGCGACCAGACCGACGTGCCGGAGTCCGGCGACTGGTGGGACGCCGCGTACCTGATGATGTGGGGGTCGAACGTGCCGGTCACCCGCACGCCTGACGCGCACTGGATGGCCGAGGTGCGTTACCGCGGCACCAAGGTGGTCACCGTCAGCCCCGACTACGCCGACAACACCAAGTTCGCCGACGAGTGGCTGCCCTGCGCGGCCGGCACCGACGGCGCGCTGGCCATGGCCATGGGACACGTAATGCTATCGGAATGCTTTGTCAGGCAACGGGTTCCGTTTTTCGTCGATTATGTGCGCCGGTTCACCGACCTGCCGTTCCTGGTCAAGCTGGAAAGCCGCGGTGACGACGTGGTGCCGGGCAAGGTCCTCACCGCCGCCGACCTGGGCCACGACATCGAGAACGCGGCGTTCAAACCGGTCTTGCTGGACGGCGCCACCGACCGGGCCGCGGTCCCGCACGGATCGCTCGGCTTCCGGTACGGCGACGACGGCGTGGGCAAGTGGAACCTCGACCTCGGGGACATCGTGCCGGCGCTGACCGTCGCGCACCGCAGCGCCGGCGAAACCGCGCGAATCATCCTGCCGTGCTTCGACACTGACGACGGCCGCGGCGAGACGATGATTCGCGGCGTCCCGGTGCGCCGCATCGGCGAGAACCTGACCTGCACGGTGTTCGACCTGATGCTGGCCCAGTACGGGGTCGCCCGGCCCGGGCTGCCGGGAGACTGGCCCACCGGCTACGACGATGCGACGTACCCGTACACGCCGGCCTGGCAGGAGCCGATCACCGGGGTACCGGCGGGCAAGGTCATTCGGGTGGCGCGTGAATTCGCCCGCAGCGCCGAGGAATCCGGCGGCCGGTCGATGATCATCATGGGTGCGGGCATCTGCCAATGGTTCCACGGCGACGCCACCTATCGGGCCGTGCTGGCGCTGTTGCTGCTCACCGGGTCGATGGGCCGCAACGGCGGCGGGTGGGCGCACTATGTCGGTCAGGAAAAGTGCCGCCCCGTCACGGGCTGGGCGACGATGGCGATGGCCACCGACTGGTCGCGGCCGCCGCGCCAGATGGCGGGCACGTCGTACTGGTACGTGCACACCGACCAGTGGCGCTATGACGGCTACCGGGCCGACGCGCTGGCCAGCCCCGTCGGCCGCGGCCGGTTCGCGCGCAAGCACACCATGGACGTGCTGGCCGCCGCAGTCGCGATGGGCTGGACGCCGTTCTACCCGCAGTTCAACCGCTCCAGCCTCGACGTCGCCGACGAGGCACGCGCGGCCGGGCGGGACATCGCCGACTACGTGGCCGAGCAACTCGCCACGGGCGCCCTCAAACCGGCCCTGGCCGATCCCGACGACCCGGCGAACTGGCCGCGGGTGCTCAACGTGTGGCGCGCCAACCTGCTCGGCTCGTCCAGCAAGGGCAACGAATACTTCCTGGCGCACCTGCTCGGCACGACGTCGAATCTGCAAGCAGCACCGGCGCCAGAAGCGTTGCGGCCCAATGACATCGTCTGGCGCGACGACATCGGTGAAGGCAAGCTCGACCTGCTGATGTCCATCGACTTCCGGATGACGTCCACGACGTTGCTGTCCGACGTGGTGCTGCCGGCCGCCACCTGGTACGAGAAGGCCGACCTGTCCAGCACCGACATGCACCCGTTCGTGCACGCATTCAGTCCCGCCATCGATCCGCCGTGGGAAACCCGCTCCGACTACCAGGCATTCGGCGCGATCGCGACCGTCTTCTCGGCGCTGGCGGCCAAGCACCTGGGCACCCGCACCGACGTCGTGCTCGGCGCGCTGCAGCACGACACCCCCGGCGCGATGGCCTACCCGTCGGGAACCGAATACGACTGGCGCACCACAGGAGAGCTGCCTAAGGCCGGTAAGACGATGGGCACCATCGCCGTGGTCGAGCGAGACTACGCCGCCATTGCCGACAAGTGGGCCGCGCTGGGGCCGCTGACCGAGCGGCTGGGGCTGACCACGAAGGGCATCACCGTCTGGCCGGATCGCGAAGTCGACGAGCTCGCCGCCAAATTCGGGGTGCTGAACTCCGGGCCCGCCGCCGGCCGGCCGGCGATCACCACCGCCGAGCACATGGCTGACGTGATCCTGGCGCTGTCGGGAACGAGCAACGGCCGGCTCGCGGTCGAGGGCTTTCATCAACTGGAGCGACGGACCGGGCGCAGGCTGGCGCATCTGGCCGAAGGCAGCGAGGAACGCCGCATCACCTATGCCGACACCCAGGCCCGCCCGGTGCCCGTGATCACCAGCCCGGAGTGGTCCGGAAGCGAGACCGGCGGCCGCCGGTACGCGCCGTTCACGGTGAACATCGAGGAGCTCAAGCCGTTTCACACGCTCACCGGCCGAATGCACTTCTACCTGGACCACGACTGGGTCGAAGAGCTCGGCGAGCAGCTGCCGATCTACCGTCCGCCGCTGGACATGTCGCGGCTCTTCGGTGAGCCGAGACTGGGCGGTGACGGCGCGGTGCTGACCGTGCGGTATCTGACGCCACACTCGAAATGGTCGATCCACTCGGAGTATCAGGACAACCTGCTCATGCTATCGCTGTCGCGGGGCGGTCCCACCATGTGGATGAGCGTGGGTGATGCCGCGAAAATCGCTGCGCGTGACAACGATTGGGTGGAGGCGGTCAACCGCAACGGGGTGGTGGTGTGCCGAGCGATCGTCAGTCACCGGATGCCCGACGGCGTCGTATTCGTCTACCACGCCCAGGAGCGCACCATCGACACGCCCCTGACCGAGACCACCGGGCGTCGCGGTGGCATCCACAATTCGCTGACTCGGCTGCTGATCAAGCCCAGCCACCTGGCGGGCGGCTACGCGCAGAACGCGTTCGCGTTCAACTACTTAGGCCCAACCGGCAACCAGCGTGACGAGGTGGCGGTGGTACGTCGGCGCTCCCAGGAGGTGGCCTACTGA